The following are from one region of the Dreissena polymorpha isolate Duluth1 chromosome 2, UMN_Dpol_1.0, whole genome shotgun sequence genome:
- the LOC127865875 gene encoding kyphoscoliosis peptidase-like yields the protein MGCIGSKPRQTAVGPQKTDVSNVKSVENVKVPVVESPQEGIHEFADIDQHVQKAPSALKESVESLVNYVMTKTKDQRLLVRGFFVWIAENIRYDIDGLLGRQPRAPNDVTSVMKNGLSVCEGYASVMEALCRSAGIEVKKLSGFSKGFGYDADKPFTESSQTSHAWNAVRLDGKWFLLDCTWGAGHTDGHIYVKEFKEFYFLTDPAQFVNDHFPYMDNNLAESMKWQLLKKPVTLEEFNKNAQLKSHAFALGVVPESHKSGTITMTNEIQLKFRSKNKRLHYKATLWHLDGHTWREKADATLARSIGDLGVIRVHPPLTGKYRLDIFAKEGSGAGTMAQVAVYVLHCNSVRDGDFQFPIVYASIYTDQCEIVQPQNAKLPANSEINFEIKAPDLDGISVNREPLQKNGGLFSGIVRTGDKGCAYKVNAVFKTGNTTRWEAMFQYHTE from the exons ATGGGATGTATAGGCAGCAAACCACGCCAAACAGCTGTCGGACCGCAGAAAACAGACGTTTCAAATGTTAAATCAGTAGAAAACGTGAAAGTACCGGTAGTTGAATCGCCCCAAGAAGGGATACACGAGTTCGCAGACATTGATCAGCATGTCCAAAAG GCACCTTCAGCGCTAAAGGAATCCGTCGAATCTCTTGTGAATTACGTGATGACGAAAACTAAGGACCAACGACTTCTAGTGCGAGGGTTTTTTGTTTGGATTGCAGAGAATATAAG GTACGATATCGATGGTTTATTGGGCCGACAGCCACGTGCACCGAATGACGTCACGTCCGTCATGAAAAATGGGCTGAGCGTCTGTGAAGGTTATGCCAGTGTGATGGAAGCCCTCTGCAG ATCTGCAGGGATAGAGGTAAAGAAACTCTCTGGGTTTTCGAAGGGTTTTGGATACGACGCAGATAAGCCGTTTACAGAGTCAAGCCAAACCAGCCACGCCTGGAACGCTGTACGTCTTGATGGTAAGTGGTTCTTGTTGGACTGCACATGGGGCGCTGGTCATACGGACGGGCACATCTATGTCAAAGAATTTAAAGAGTTCTACTTTTTGACCGACCCTGCGCAATTTGTTAACGATCATTTTCCATACATGGATAATAATTTGGCAGAAAGCATGAAATGGCAGCTTTTGAAAAAGCCCGTAACTCTTGAGGAGTTCAACAAGAACGCGCAGCTCAAATCACACGCTTTTGCTCTGGGCGTGGTCCCTGAAAGTCACAAGAGTGGAACGATAACAATGACCAATGAAATACAGCTTAAATTTAGAAGCAAGAACAAGAGATTGCATTACAAAGCCACACTTTGGCATTTGGATGGACACACGTGGCGCGAAAAGGCCGATGCTACATTGGCCAGAAGTATTGGGGATTTGGGCGTAATAAGAGTCCATCCACCACTGACTGGAAAATACAGGCTTGACATTTTCGCAAAGGAAGGTTCGGGAGCAGGCACAATGGCACAAGTGGCAGTATACGTTCTGCACTGCAATTCTGTACGTGATGGTGATTTCCAATTTCCGATTGTTTACGCCTCCATTTATACGGATCAATGCGAGATTGTCCAGCCTCAGAACGCTAAACTTCCTGCAAACAgtgaaattaattttgaaataaaggcTCCGGATTTGGATGGAATCAGTGTGAATCGGGAACCACTTCAGAAAAACGGGGGACTTTTCAGTGGTATAGTCAGAACCGGAGACAAGGGCTGTGCATATAAGGTTAATGCGGTATTTAAAACAGGCAACACAACACGCTGGGAAGCAATGTTCCAGTATCACACTGAGTAA